In a single window of the Dinghuibacter silviterrae genome:
- a CDS encoding NAD(P)H-dependent oxidoreductase: MNKLLILYGGPVEEEGTRALGGQYASGAAESGAVVRTLTITDLKFSPVAPLGARTMDLEQDLAGALEQLRWADHVAFFCSVSQETIPSRLKGFFDRLFTPEKLFGAENDFTGKSARIVSVLDKAAWEWWQETKLPAYHSIKRVVFEHRGFRPVRTSTVGYLQALDNEYAKKWLGKMTEFGRKLI, translated from the coding sequence ATGAATAAGTTGCTGATACTGTATGGGGGACCGGTCGAAGAGGAAGGCACGAGGGCACTGGGCGGTCAATATGCAAGCGGCGCGGCGGAATCCGGCGCGGTCGTACGCACCCTGACGATCACCGACTTGAAATTCAGCCCCGTGGCCCCGCTGGGGGCACGGACGATGGACCTGGAGCAAGACCTTGCCGGAGCGTTGGAGCAGTTGCGATGGGCGGACCATGTTGCGTTTTTCTGCTCCGTGTCACAGGAGACGATACCATCCCGGCTAAAGGGATTTTTCGACCGGCTCTTTACACCGGAGAAGCTGTTTGGCGCGGAGAATGATTTCACGGGTAAGTCGGCGCGGATCGTATCGGTACTGGACAAGGCCGCGTGGGAATGGTGGCAGGAAACAAAACTCCCCGCTTATCATTCCATCAAACGCGTGGTGTTTGAACACCGCGGTTTCCGGCCGGTCCGGACGTCGACGGTGGGATACCTTCAGGCGCTCGATAATGAGTATGCGAAGAAATGGTTAGGAAAAATGACGGAATTTGGTCGTAAATTAATATAG
- a CDS encoding PKD domain-containing protein has protein sequence MNEANIQNRPVKTGSLNRVIIYLGVGILVLAGLVVLARQVFRKRDIEAHLMRQEIYLNEPLVYTDNTAGAHAWLWEFGNGDQSASPGGTYHFHKSGRYIVRVTIDGDLRQQFPVTVLDTVAVIRDTAIHITGPSVAAVGEQIRLEADGDANDYQWAFGETGRVDAAGPTVFYAYHLPGEYRVSLRTDKSVIPVYHIVTVTEPYKDPGELLEPGEGEMKIENDFRVHLQAIASGQDFNTNYYYLVHHYLCNGEKTSVQASDETGQKRSDFYSYTIGLTFTRNIVIDQVTLSIVPHTHCANLVTVQQHRTATH, from the coding sequence ATGAACGAAGCAAACATTCAAAACCGGCCGGTCAAGACAGGTAGCCTCAACAGGGTGATCATTTACTTAGGCGTGGGGATCCTCGTCCTGGCCGGGCTTGTGGTCCTTGCCCGCCAGGTCTTCCGGAAACGCGACATCGAGGCGCACCTGATGCGTCAGGAGATTTACCTGAACGAACCCCTGGTGTACACCGACAATACCGCGGGCGCCCACGCCTGGTTGTGGGAATTCGGAAACGGGGACCAGAGCGCTTCTCCCGGTGGGACGTATCACTTTCACAAATCGGGCCGGTATATCGTACGCGTCACCATTGATGGGGACCTTCGGCAACAGTTCCCGGTGACCGTCCTGGACACGGTTGCGGTCATCCGGGATACCGCCATCCATATCACCGGTCCTTCCGTCGCGGCCGTGGGGGAACAGATCCGTCTTGAAGCCGATGGAGACGCGAATGATTATCAATGGGCTTTTGGAGAAACCGGGCGCGTCGACGCCGCCGGTCCGACAGTGTTCTACGCTTATCACCTGCCCGGGGAATACCGGGTCTCCTTACGGACCGACAAGTCCGTCATCCCGGTATACCATATCGTGACCGTGACGGAGCCCTATAAAGATCCGGGCGAGCTCCTTGAACCGGGAGAGGGGGAAATGAAGATCGAAAACGACTTCAGGGTACACCTGCAAGCCATCGCTTCCGGTCAGGACTTTAACACCAATTATTATTACCTGGTGCATCACTACCTATGTAACGGGGAAAAGACGTCCGTACAGGCTTCCGACGAAACAGGACAGAAGCGGTCCGATTTCTATTCCTATACCATAGGGCTGACGTTCACCCGGAATATCGTGATAGACCAGGTGACCCTGTCCATCGTGCCCCATACCCACTGCGCCAACCTGGTGACGGTGCAGCAGCACAGGACGGCGACCCATTGA
- the tssR gene encoding type VI secretion system protein TssR domain-containing protein, whose amino-acid sequence MYKALIVLCLAAYLPASAGLFGGHLVRSLPANFENPTLETGSESSGHTSTPWIVFSDRVDNYTYTSAGGTLVYKKTAYMQPFFVSDVKGNYVKLIQYDPGLLNGRRIKDKSRAVSFGWISQDRLLLWRKALVDPQTLFPEKAIGVITGRSPIARPGNFFSSDSIRVFSSPDLQEQVDRELRLHQFVYIYKKSEDGKKYLVGLAPQLTADSAREAVLGWVSTEVVHPWGSRLYMGIARGGDDVTDSTASEYANRAMNVGGPRAPSYPYDPLSLHSDPTLRSLPVMQRAADGFFTSGVAEDVFDKSKDVVINIKGTRITYPQYLRLRKLSGQVNVLFVVDGGSSMRNYMAGLTNTIQGFEGVFLQRRFAGYKYRYGAVVYRNPQGCGTSDPLVSFPLSPNFSKVVDFLNTQAVVTGQCTGGLYQQPFFKGVQGALDLLKGHELETNLIILCGSAGDDPAVPSAEGYDLVRGLVMTDARLLVLQVYNKFDASFNNFVLQGRDLLEKAAQIQAEQKKQRMVRGEGLAATQQFNTAYTDSMSYYLNYPEGSLIPGAVVFPARGMVKTNKEMDAALNRFVGEVDQDNKEVIRSLDSAFRKAGRLRELINPPVEDALLRLDSVPLQPFLGEALPDNTFKFYLDVKAPMSLATKGSPWQYALLLSQEEMLQLSDQLSRLSGDNLEQDKGSFRRQLFHVYVNTGRSLWHHRFSRGDIKSMPLATYLETLSGMPLQAPFLKGHTVRDIRGDLSTEEFETLVRYLRACNQALKVQLQMDDFFVANGIPYYYVLYQDWSMEGGRKGLPVLPSGAVKKKNDVTAGHEEDYY is encoded by the coding sequence ATGTATAAAGCATTGATCGTTCTTTGCCTGGCCGCTTATCTACCTGCCTCGGCCGGCCTTTTCGGCGGGCACCTGGTGCGCAGCCTGCCCGCCAATTTTGAAAACCCTACCCTCGAAACGGGTAGCGAAAGCAGCGGCCATACCTCGACCCCCTGGATCGTTTTTTCCGACCGTGTAGACAACTATACCTATACAAGCGCGGGCGGTACGCTGGTGTATAAAAAAACGGCCTACATGCAGCCCTTTTTCGTGTCCGACGTCAAGGGCAACTATGTCAAGCTCATCCAGTACGACCCCGGATTGCTCAACGGCCGGAGGATCAAGGACAAGTCCCGGGCTGTCAGCTTTGGATGGATTTCCCAGGACCGCCTCCTGTTGTGGCGCAAAGCGCTGGTCGATCCCCAGACCCTTTTTCCCGAAAAGGCCATTGGCGTGATCACCGGCCGGTCCCCCATTGCGCGGCCGGGGAATTTTTTCAGCAGCGATTCCATCCGCGTCTTTAGTTCCCCCGACCTCCAGGAGCAGGTGGACCGCGAGCTCCGGCTCCACCAGTTTGTGTATATCTACAAGAAGTCTGAGGATGGGAAAAAATACCTGGTGGGCCTGGCGCCACAACTGACCGCCGACAGCGCCAGGGAGGCAGTGCTGGGTTGGGTATCCACGGAAGTGGTTCACCCCTGGGGCAGCCGGCTGTATATGGGCATCGCCCGCGGAGGAGACGACGTCACCGATTCCACTGCGTCGGAATATGCCAACCGGGCCATGAACGTCGGCGGTCCCCGGGCGCCGTCCTACCCTTACGATCCCCTGTCTTTGCACAGCGATCCTACGCTTCGTTCCCTCCCCGTGATGCAACGGGCGGCGGATGGCTTTTTTACCTCCGGGGTGGCGGAAGACGTTTTTGACAAGTCCAAAGACGTGGTCATTAATATAAAGGGCACACGCATTACGTATCCCCAGTACCTCCGGCTCCGGAAACTGTCCGGCCAGGTTAACGTCCTTTTTGTCGTGGACGGGGGCAGCAGCATGCGGAATTATATGGCCGGGCTGACCAATACCATCCAGGGTTTTGAAGGGGTATTCCTGCAAAGACGGTTTGCCGGGTATAAATACCGGTACGGGGCGGTGGTCTATCGCAATCCGCAAGGCTGCGGGACCTCGGATCCCCTGGTCTCATTTCCGCTGAGCCCCAACTTCAGCAAGGTGGTCGACTTCCTGAACACCCAGGCGGTGGTGACCGGGCAGTGTACGGGTGGCCTTTACCAGCAACCCTTTTTCAAAGGCGTACAGGGCGCCCTCGACCTCCTGAAAGGACACGAGCTGGAAACCAACCTCATCATCCTTTGCGGGAGCGCCGGGGACGACCCGGCGGTCCCCTCCGCCGAAGGCTACGACCTCGTCCGCGGTTTGGTGATGACCGACGCCCGCCTGCTGGTACTCCAGGTATACAACAAGTTCGATGCGTCGTTTAATAATTTCGTCCTGCAGGGCAGGGACCTCCTGGAAAAGGCCGCCCAGATACAGGCGGAGCAGAAAAAACAACGCATGGTCCGGGGGGAGGGGTTGGCCGCCACCCAGCAGTTCAACACCGCGTATACCGATTCCATGTCTTATTACCTCAATTATCCCGAGGGCAGCCTGATCCCCGGGGCGGTGGTTTTTCCTGCCAGGGGCATGGTCAAGACCAACAAGGAAATGGACGCGGCCCTCAACCGTTTTGTCGGGGAGGTCGACCAGGACAATAAAGAAGTCATCCGTTCCCTCGACAGTGCCTTCCGGAAAGCGGGGCGGTTGCGGGAATTGATCAACCCGCCCGTGGAAGACGCCCTCCTTCGCCTGGATTCGGTGCCCTTGCAACCTTTTTTAGGAGAGGCGCTGCCCGACAATACCTTTAAGTTTTACCTCGACGTCAAGGCGCCTATGTCCCTGGCGACCAAAGGATCTCCCTGGCAGTACGCACTTCTGCTGAGCCAGGAGGAGATGTTGCAGTTGTCCGATCAGCTCTCCCGTCTGTCGGGGGATAACCTCGAACAAGACAAGGGGAGTTTCCGCCGTCAGCTTTTTCACGTCTATGTCAACACCGGCCGGAGCCTCTGGCACCACCGGTTTAGCCGGGGAGACATCAAAAGCATGCCCCTCGCCACCTACCTGGAGACCCTGTCCGGCATGCCGTTACAGGCCCCCTTTCTAAAAGGGCATACGGTCCGGGACATCCGGGGAGACCTGTCCACCGAGGAGTTCGAAACCCTGGTTCGCTACTTGAGGGCTTGTAACCAGGCACTTAAGGTGCAATTGCAGATGGACGACTTTTTCGTGGCCAACGGTATTCCTTACTATTACGTTCTTTACCAGGACTGGTCTATGGAGGGCGGAAGGAAGGGGCTTCCTGTGTTGCCGTCGGGGGCGGTGAAGAAAAAGAATGACGTCACCGCGGGGCATGAAGAGGATTACTACTAA
- the tssD gene encoding type VI secretion system tube protein TssD, translating into MAFKARLNMGGKEYDVLSCSYALNRDVDPKGRPASGVYGGTIDIQVESTEDTSVVEAMVNNQYKPVSGSVTFKKSEEDAKMKELNFDDAYIVKYSEGITASGNDPMTYTFTISARKVKLGNAEHVNDWPGQK; encoded by the coding sequence ATGGCTTTCAAAGCAAGATTAAACATGGGCGGCAAGGAGTATGATGTCCTCAGCTGCAGCTATGCCCTGAACAGGGATGTGGACCCGAAAGGCAGACCCGCTTCGGGCGTTTATGGTGGCACCATCGACATCCAGGTCGAGTCTACCGAAGACACCTCCGTCGTGGAGGCTATGGTGAACAACCAGTACAAACCGGTTTCCGGTTCCGTTACCTTCAAAAAGAGCGAAGAAGACGCCAAAATGAAGGAGCTGAATTTCGACGACGCCTACATCGTCAAGTACAGCGAAGGCATCACCGCCAGCGGCAACGACCCGATGACGTACACGTTTACGATCAGCGCCCGCAAGGTCAAGCTGGGTAATGCCGAACACGTCAACGACTGGCCCGGTCAGAAATAA
- the tssO gene encoding type VI secretion system TssO, whose product MRLSVKERREKFVLLLLLTLAVGGLFGWVLFSGYGTDTSALKAKLTQRIREEELFRAALGEARPAVDSVYRKIQQYDPGVQAVFLESDIRNQVGAINALYQRRAYDPRYKCFWQQAQFLEMLFNDRKELRGNYKDMETLGQSLDDCKLSRRGLQEALMNQGRRGR is encoded by the coding sequence ATGCGCTTAAGCGTAAAGGAAAGGCGGGAGAAGTTCGTCCTTTTATTGTTGTTGACATTGGCGGTGGGAGGTCTCTTTGGATGGGTCCTTTTTTCCGGTTACGGGACCGACACCAGCGCCCTGAAAGCCAAACTGACCCAGCGGATTCGGGAGGAAGAGCTTTTCCGGGCCGCGCTCGGGGAGGCCCGTCCTGCCGTGGACTCCGTGTACCGGAAGATACAGCAATACGATCCGGGGGTACAAGCAGTTTTCCTGGAAAGCGACATCCGCAACCAGGTAGGTGCGATCAATGCGTTGTACCAGCGACGCGCGTATGATCCGCGCTACAAGTGTTTCTGGCAGCAGGCCCAGTTCCTGGAAATGCTCTTCAACGACCGTAAGGAGTTGAGGGGGAACTATAAGGACATGGAAACCCTTGGCCAGTCCCTGGACGATTGTAAGTTGTCCAGGCGGGGATTGCAGGAGGCATTGATGAACCAAGGCCGCCGGGGCCGGTAA
- a CDS encoding DUF5458 family protein, with protein sequence MTPANERGAAPAKPAALTQDKELTLEESLQKLVKAGGFDFLEAVIDGVQNLNPDRKARKKIFLEEEDKQYERKALLRKIRLWQELVESSDSVGAILENVQERTESVDTTLNKNIGIALEATKDLEQAYRSLHLFYKNTEADKLSNVVILNASMDQLTDLDNPRFIEHVADELKQNYDRLDLRDNYSLLVIPGYLGSNKVVERWAKIAHNNKVMLVTDFANLDQPDDVIDLFSTANLTGGDAYRSNVIMTCNWLVGRGRVEEAGEKDALYVPGSAALAGKMYYTLMSQVTAGKKHGGMNEADAVRFDLKKSEIAHLERIGLVPMVYEYGKVMAFSAKTLFSGDNIGLQTYSVVRVFDYVTKVLFDFLNRRAFENWNSKTEQNLRSQIVQFLDSIQGPERLIERFRITRFERDEVVKDRIHLDINITPYFPAKSFIVKLDGHKGEEDATASWNTEYALQPK encoded by the coding sequence ATGACACCCGCAAATGAAAGGGGCGCCGCACCGGCCAAGCCCGCAGCGCTTACCCAGGATAAGGAGCTTACCCTCGAAGAAAGCCTGCAAAAACTGGTCAAGGCCGGTGGCTTTGACTTCCTCGAAGCCGTGATCGACGGCGTTCAAAACCTCAACCCGGACCGGAAGGCCCGCAAAAAGATTTTCCTCGAAGAAGAAGACAAACAATACGAGCGGAAAGCCCTGCTGAGAAAGATCCGGCTGTGGCAGGAGCTCGTGGAGTCTTCCGATTCCGTGGGCGCTATCCTGGAAAATGTCCAGGAGAGGACCGAGTCCGTGGATACGACCCTCAACAAAAATATCGGTATTGCCCTGGAGGCCACCAAAGACCTCGAACAGGCCTACCGTTCCCTCCACCTGTTTTACAAAAATACCGAGGCCGACAAGCTGAGCAACGTGGTCATTCTCAATGCATCCATGGACCAGTTGACCGACCTTGACAATCCCCGTTTTATCGAACACGTGGCGGACGAGCTCAAACAAAACTACGACCGTCTCGACCTCCGGGACAACTATTCCCTGCTCGTCATCCCCGGGTACCTCGGCTCCAACAAGGTCGTGGAACGCTGGGCCAAGATCGCCCATAATAATAAGGTGATGCTCGTGACGGACTTTGCCAACCTGGACCAGCCCGACGACGTCATCGACCTGTTCAGCACCGCCAACCTCACCGGGGGCGATGCCTATCGCTCCAACGTCATCATGACCTGCAACTGGCTGGTAGGTAGGGGGCGAGTGGAAGAGGCAGGGGAAAAAGACGCGCTTTATGTCCCAGGCTCTGCCGCTCTTGCGGGGAAAATGTACTACACCCTTATGTCCCAGGTGACCGCCGGTAAAAAACACGGCGGCATGAACGAAGCCGACGCCGTTCGCTTCGACCTCAAAAAAAGCGAGATCGCCCACCTCGAACGGATCGGTTTGGTCCCGATGGTGTACGAATATGGGAAGGTCATGGCGTTTTCGGCCAAAACCCTTTTCAGTGGTGATAACATCGGTTTGCAAACCTATTCCGTCGTGCGTGTGTTCGACTATGTGACCAAGGTGCTGTTCGACTTCCTCAACCGGAGGGCCTTCGAAAACTGGAATTCCAAAACCGAACAAAACCTGCGGAGCCAGATCGTGCAGTTCCTGGACAGCATCCAGGGTCCCGAACGGCTGATCGAACGTTTCCGGATCACCCGTTTCGAACGCGACGAAGTCGTAAAGGACCGGATCCATCTGGATATCAACATTACCCCGTACTTCCCCGCGAAAAGCTTTATCGTCAAACTGGACGGACATAAAGGAGAGGAGGACGCGACGGCGAGCTGGAATACGGAGTACGCGTTGCAGCCGAAATAG
- a CDS encoding GPW/gp25 family protein translates to MNTTYYKRPLAFRRLFDRQYLETCSLGMSISQHIELIIFTRFGEHRYDPAFGCEVWELDFELITSRALWEDKMQQSLHRALAEREPRIYDIEVTIDVTDVEKVYPLRLVTEIKKRVAVAVRAKVTATGERYSFQTSLFLSPLSSE, encoded by the coding sequence ATGAACACCACCTATTACAAACGACCCCTGGCGTTTCGCCGGTTGTTCGACCGGCAGTACCTGGAAACGTGCTCCCTGGGGATGTCGATCTCCCAACACATCGAACTGATTATCTTTACCCGTTTCGGCGAACACCGCTATGATCCTGCGTTTGGATGCGAGGTCTGGGAACTGGACTTCGAGCTGATCACCAGCCGGGCGCTTTGGGAAGATAAAATGCAACAGTCGCTGCACCGGGCGCTGGCGGAAAGGGAGCCCCGGATCTACGATATAGAAGTTACCATCGACGTGACCGATGTGGAAAAGGTCTACCCGCTTCGCCTGGTGACGGAAATCAAAAAACGCGTTGCCGTTGCTGTCCGCGCAAAGGTGACGGCCACCGGCGAACGGTATTCCTTTCAAACCTCCTTGTTCCTTAGTCCTTTATCTTCCGAATAG
- a CDS encoding type VI secretion system contractile sheath small subunit: protein MFNYEIGGNERKVDVHEAFADISPNKTLFIQQLTDREPLRPELTEGLKTVEDVFEHFKPTVHVDYERADGSPKGEVLHFQQLSDFGVKAIVQQSDHLRDLSVERDTCLTIARQLKSNKTLKAMLENPETKKAFASALAKLAGELEANI from the coding sequence ATGTTTAACTATGAAATCGGAGGGAATGAACGAAAGGTCGACGTGCACGAGGCATTTGCCGACATTTCTCCCAACAAAACACTTTTTATTCAGCAACTTACGGACAGGGAACCCCTTCGACCCGAGCTGACCGAGGGGTTAAAAACGGTCGAGGACGTGTTCGAACACTTCAAGCCCACCGTCCACGTGGATTACGAACGGGCCGATGGCAGTCCTAAGGGAGAAGTCCTTCATTTTCAGCAGTTATCTGATTTCGGTGTCAAGGCGATCGTTCAACAAAGCGACCACCTCCGCGACCTCAGCGTCGAGCGGGACACCTGCCTGACCATTGCCCGCCAGCTAAAGTCCAACAAGACCTTGAAGGCCATGCTGGAAAACCCCGAAACCAAAAAAGCCTTTGCATCCGCTCTTGCCAAACTGGCCGGGGAACTGGAAGCCAATATTTAA